One genomic window of Comamonas serinivorans includes the following:
- a CDS encoding tyrosine-type recombinase/integrase: MGSITTSKKNSATGKTITTYRAFIRRNVNGKQASKSKVFATKTEAKNWLRENESSTALAALSAASGPTFGDLLDAFVKSPPTKGTRYWAESHVDFWKAELGTLKTGEIERGTINTCKAKLLAQKARINTPDGPRETDRYLTPATVNRYLATLSSVLNFAVQRGIISHHPMKAGQVVKEQESKGRRRILTTDEEQRLYDACDATTWPMMRLFLRVCLTTAARKSEVLHLRWQDVDLAQSVAWLHDTKNGDSRAMPLVGDVKASLAVASKVRPPGGDYVFYDPRHPERPKNIQMLWKSARKRAGLWQDREDPLDQVVLHTARHTTATKLVRSEKNLARVQSVTGHKTLSQLSRYTHLDSSDSVELAERVLGSSGQAAN; this comes from the coding sequence ATGGGGTCCATCACCACAAGCAAGAAGAACAGCGCAACCGGCAAGACGATCACCACCTACCGCGCATTCATCCGGCGCAACGTAAACGGCAAGCAGGCAAGCAAGTCGAAGGTCTTTGCCACGAAGACCGAAGCCAAGAACTGGTTGCGAGAAAACGAAAGCAGCACGGCGCTGGCTGCATTGAGCGCAGCCTCTGGTCCGACGTTCGGCGACCTACTAGACGCTTTCGTAAAGTCTCCGCCGACGAAGGGCACTCGCTACTGGGCGGAATCTCACGTAGATTTCTGGAAAGCTGAATTGGGCACCCTGAAGACTGGCGAGATTGAGCGAGGCACCATCAATACCTGCAAGGCCAAGCTGCTGGCGCAAAAGGCCCGGATTAACACCCCAGATGGTCCAAGGGAGACGGACAGGTATCTGACGCCTGCCACCGTAAACCGATACTTGGCGACGCTGAGCAGCGTTTTGAATTTCGCGGTCCAACGCGGCATCATCAGCCATCACCCCATGAAGGCGGGGCAGGTCGTCAAAGAGCAGGAATCGAAGGGCCGCCGACGCATTCTCACGACCGACGAGGAGCAGCGCCTGTATGACGCTTGCGATGCGACCACGTGGCCGATGATGCGACTGTTCTTGCGCGTATGTCTTACTACGGCTGCGCGCAAGTCCGAGGTGCTTCATCTTCGCTGGCAGGATGTCGATCTGGCGCAATCTGTGGCGTGGCTGCACGACACCAAAAACGGCGACTCTCGCGCTATGCCGCTTGTCGGTGATGTGAAAGCATCGCTGGCGGTGGCCAGTAAAGTACGGCCACCCGGCGGGGACTATGTGTTCTACGACCCGCGCCACCCTGAGCGCCCCAAGAATATCCAGATGCTGTGGAAGTCTGCGCGCAAGCGTGCTGGTCTTTGGCAAGATCGCGAGGATCCGCTCGACCAGGTTGTGCTGCACACAGCCCGTCACACGACGGCAACCAAGCTGGTTCGATCCGAGAAGAATCTCGCGCGCGTGCAGTCTGTTACCGGTCACAAGACGCTATCACAGCTAAGCCGGTACACCCACTTGGACAGCTCAGATTCTGTGGAGCTTGCTGAGCGAGTACTTGGTTCGAGCGGCCAAGCGGCAAACTGA